tctctctctctctctctctctctctctctctctctctctctctctctcccgcTCTCTCTCTTTGCACGTcattaatttcaaatataagGTGGTTCAATCATTTGCATTTTTTGATGTGGACATTGAGGTTGAGAAGTTTCTGATATGGTTCGACCTTTCTTTCTCTCCTTTAAATCTATGTTATTTCTTATTTGGTTCATTCGAtgcaaaattatttatattaacagGAAATAGGTGAAGCAAGTAAAGGTTCCTTTTGCAATTCTTCTGCCAAGGGTTAATCTGATGTACTGTTTATTTTCTGCTATCCTGTGACAGTGGCTGCTGTTTTTAGCCTGGCTTATAAACTTCAGCCTgctattatatttattgatgaGGTCGACAGTTTTTTGGGGCAGCGTCGTACTACAGATCACGAGGCTTTGACTAATATGAAGACCGAGTTCATGGCTTTGTGGGATGGGTTTACGACAGACCGTGAGTTCTTGTCCTGAAACAGTTACATTTTGTGTTTTCTTCTGTGGAATTGACAGTCTGTATGTGCCATATGTAGGATCCTTGAAACTGAGGTTTGCAGGGTTTAGTTGTACCTACTTGGCCTAAACTATTTTGTTGATTTCATGTATTTTAGAGAATGCACAAGTGATGGTTCTTGCTGCAACAAACCGCCCATCAGAACTTGATGAAGCAATACTACGGCGCCTTCCCCAGGCCTTTCAGATTGGGATGCCTGATCGCAGGGAAAGAGTTGATATATTGAAGGTTATTCTGAAGGGCGAGAAAGTGGAAGAAGGCATTGATTTTGACTACATAGCAAGCTTGTGTGAGGGTTACACAGGTTCTGATCTTCTTGAACTCTGCAAGAAAGCAGCTTACTTTCCTATTAGGGACCTACTGGATGAGGAGAAGAAGGGGAAACGATATAGTGTGAGtatattcttctttttttttttttttggtttgctCTTTCAATTGTATTTATAATATGGGATATGAAAAATCCTTATTTgcaaaaatattagaaattttttagATCTATTTTAATGGTGGCTGGGCTTATACACATCTAAATTCATAAAGTCTGTTTTGATGGGTATACTTGTCAATGTGTTACAGTCAAACTGTTGCTTCTGTgtgtgtaaaaaaattattgggcTGTAACTTCTCAAAATTGTATAGACTATTAGTAACCGAACCCAATTAGGTTAATcctcttcattttttttcactCTTGCATACATTTTTCCCTATTCCTCTACTGTCTAGCTATGATTTTCCTTTGCTGACTTTGTGATGTCTTAAGTTGACTTGAACCTTAGCAAGAAATGAAATTAAGTGCTCTATGAGCAGCCATTTCCTCCTGGAAACCTCACTTTTATCTTTATGTCTAGCTATTTGAGACTTACTCTTTTGTGattttcaattataatttttccCCCTCAGGCACCAAGGCCTTTGCGCCAATCAGATTTGGAAAATGTTGTTGCCACATCAACTAAGACAAGGATTGCTGCAAATGAGTACACTAGATCCAACTCACAATCACCTGGATGGTCTAGACAGTCGGACGACCATGTTCAAGCCACAATCAATGAACTCTCTAAACTTGTAGTTTCCCAAATATTGAACATTCAGTCAGATGCCCAGGACCATTGAAAATTATTGTCGTCTTTAATTCTCTGCAAATGATATGTCATTTTGTAAGATCATCATCCCACAATTATAGTTCTATTTATTTAGTGCTCTGAGTTGGATCCCATGCAGAAAATCTTATGTATGTAATCAAGCTGTTAATCTATTGATTTGAGGGCTTTGACATGCTCTTGAATGTCTTGGGATTCCAGATTTTCACAAGCAGAATTCTTGGTTGCTTGCTGCAACACGGTTACAGCACCTTTTTTAACTGGATTCACTTGAAAGAATCTGGAACCACTCTTTCCTGATTTTGCTTGGTTTTATTGAGATCTAGAAATTTAACATTCTGATATAGCCGTCGGAAACACTCTGACCAACTGTTTATTTTACTCAGAATTTTCTGAATGTTCCGATAAGTAAGCTGAAGAAAAACTTGCATGCAGtttttgcatgtatttatacatgaatatgacagTTACAAGTTGGATTTGGATTTTTCTCCTCGTTCAGTTCTTAGACAGTCATTTTTTAaagatgatttaatttttttctttcactgGATAAATGTTTTcaattgattgatttttttattatttttatttttatatttgtttctTTCTTGAAGTGGTTGGCTTTCATCTGTTTTTACATAGTGCCTGTCAGCCTTTACTTGTCGTCCGGAAGACCATTTGCAACAGGCCTACTAGGCTAATAGCGAACGGTAATGGGTCTATCTTCGAGATACTCATGATCCCCTACACATGGGTTGTTGTAGTTCTTCTCGAGCTAAATTTATCACAACATGCATCTCTGCGATTCGATGAATCTCTTTCATCTACTGCTTTTTCAAGCTTTTACCTAGCCATAGTTTCTAGGGTCTAATAAAATATGGTTGGATTTTCTTAACTTTTAGACGTTAGCTTATTCTTCTCCACCTGTGTAGAAAGGCATTTCAAAACCATTGGTCTTTGTGGTTTTGTGTCCTACTTTATGTAGGAAAAGATTTCTTCTCAGCTTTTGCTTCTATTTTTCACCTCTAGAGCTGTTTATGATTATCGAGGGTTTTTAACCGAATTGAAAAATCATTTTCAATcgcattaaaataaataataacttaattataagaattaaattatttctaaattaaatttatttaattatttaattttaactctATTTCCTTGTAAGAATTATATTGAAACTGAGCATCAATTTTGTgtctatatatattttaatagttttagtaatattatgattttattatataattttaataatatgtttaatatgttatgtaatttcaatataattttataaattattttttcaaaattataattctatttaaagaatttaaatttaaattttataaattattaaataatatatgattGAAACAGTAAATAAATAaggatataaataaaataaattatttgtgaGCTATTTAGACTtattgtgtgtatatatattatctctttaattatttttatatttaatattgtctgattattttaataaattaaattattcatataatttaattataatacactctcttaactattaaatagttattaataatattataaaataaccatatattttaattaattattaaagacatctaattatatgattttaagttaaaataacCACATACACTCTCTTAACTTTTTACGTTtcaaattattgaaaattattgtCTTTACGCCCACATCAAAAAGACAACAGATGCACGAAATTGCATAATAAAGAAAGTGTTAACAATAAagcaattttcttaaaaatattatgatcaatcaaaattcaaatttctttATACatgttattaaataaataaaatagtaaattgGTCTCAACTGCATATGAATGAAAATTTTACTTTGgatctataaattttatttagtgatttttaattaaattaattttattaaataaatttaattatatattattgttTGCCATATAAATGATAAATTAAAGTGTATCATGTTActcattaaaaatgaaataaattaataaataaagtagTCTTTAACTAGAGAATCAAAAAGATAAGTCTCAAGCAGTTAAACTCTATCAAGGCTCAAAACTatcaactctataaaactttcaGTAAATCATTGATATTGTGAAATCTAGTTAGAATAGAACAAGCCCTTAAATCATACACTTCAATTGAAAAAACAAAAtcaaatgattttatttatttattctatcTTATTGTTTTCCAATTTCaaataagaaatatatttttattttttattttttgattgcTCTAACTAGTTCCTGTATACAATACACTATTTCAACGTGCCCTGCAACTTACTGCTTAAGAAGGGGAAGCTCT
The sequence above is a segment of the Manihot esculenta cultivar AM560-2 chromosome 5, M.esculenta_v8, whole genome shotgun sequence genome. Coding sequences within it:
- the LOC110616150 gene encoding outer mitochondrial transmembrane helix translocase, with product MGGLSETKFLQELVLYAASAALSCLVLFAGLRHLDPNREASKKALEQKKEIAKRLGRPLIQTNPYEDVIACDVINPDHIDVEFDSIGGLESIKQSLYELVILPLRRPDLFSHGKLLGPQKGVLLYGPPGTGKTMLAKAIAKESGAVFINVRISNLMSKWFGDAQKLVAAVFSLAYKLQPAIIFIDEVDSFLGQRRTTDHEALTNMKTEFMALWDGFTTDQNAQVMVLAATNRPSELDEAILRRLPQAFQIGMPDRRERVDILKVILKGEKVEEGIDFDYIASLCEGYTGSDLLELCKKAAYFPIRDLLDEEKKGKRYSAPRPLRQSDLENVVATSTKTRIAANEYTRSNSQSPGWSRQSDDHVQATINELSKLVVSQILNIQSDAQDH